From a region of the Leptospira kmetyi serovar Malaysia str. Bejo-Iso9 genome:
- a CDS encoding glycosyltransferase family 4 protein encodes MKPSLKKIAVVSPIFSDKVSGGSEKLIFQFVELLAADFEITVLTTRSLDYITWKNSIPLSENNIFQESSNPSKPIRFEEKNSSLGGKYKVLQFTVEKQRNIERFNRLSKRILDEPSLQNKENVNHWLEEQGPYVPELVQFIESRKSEFDVFFFVSYLYYPLVFGTPLVAEKSIVIPTFHDEAPAYLPVYKEVLTDQSSYSFNTPEELEVFQNILGYKPSTYSITGMNLNLDRYSDKSAKGSDHADKIDSSVVDETPFLLYVGRVDQGKGFLEMAEWFAEWKKNTKLPHKLRIVGKIASKIPNKILENQNIEFLGFVEEAIKLELLQSCVCLINSSPLESFSIVLMEAWLKGKPVLVNGKSDVLKGHCLRSNGGLFYSDRKSFFATLDYILDHPLESISMGQNGKRYVERNFNPTTVREKLLRLIEKTIQKKYAGL; translated from the coding sequence TTGAAACCCTCTCTTAAAAAGATCGCGGTCGTTTCTCCGATTTTTTCGGATAAGGTTTCCGGCGGTTCCGAAAAGCTCATCTTTCAATTCGTGGAATTGTTGGCGGCCGATTTCGAGATCACCGTTTTGACGACTCGAAGTTTGGATTATATCACTTGGAAAAATTCGATTCCACTTTCCGAAAATAATATTTTTCAAGAATCGTCCAACCCTTCCAAACCGATTCGTTTCGAGGAAAAAAATTCTTCCCTCGGCGGCAAATATAAGGTTCTTCAATTCACGGTTGAAAAACAAAGAAACATAGAACGCTTCAATCGCCTTTCCAAAAGAATTCTGGATGAACCTTCCCTTCAAAATAAGGAAAACGTAAATCATTGGCTGGAAGAACAAGGTCCGTATGTTCCCGAGTTGGTTCAGTTTATCGAATCGCGTAAGAGCGAGTTCGACGTTTTTTTCTTCGTAAGTTATCTTTATTATCCTCTGGTTTTCGGAACTCCGTTGGTCGCCGAAAAATCGATCGTGATTCCGACGTTCCACGACGAAGCGCCCGCTTATCTTCCCGTATATAAGGAAGTTCTAACGGACCAAAGCTCGTATTCGTTCAACACTCCGGAAGAATTGGAAGTGTTTCAAAACATTCTCGGATATAAACCGAGCACGTATTCGATTACGGGAATGAATTTGAATCTGGATCGTTATTCGGACAAATCCGCGAAAGGTTCGGATCACGCGGACAAAATCGATTCTTCCGTTGTCGACGAAACACCCTTCCTGCTTTACGTAGGCCGTGTGGATCAGGGTAAAGGATTTCTCGAAATGGCGGAGTGGTTTGCGGAATGGAAAAAGAACACGAAACTTCCGCATAAACTGAGAATCGTAGGAAAGATCGCCTCTAAGATTCCGAATAAAATATTAGAAAATCAGAATATAGAATTTCTGGGTTTCGTCGAAGAAGCGATCAAACTCGAACTGCTCCAGAGTTGCGTTTGTTTGATCAATTCTTCCCCTTTGGAAAGTTTTTCCATCGTTTTGATGGAAGCTTGGTTGAAAGGAAAACCCGTTCTTGTAAACGGAAAATCGGACGTTCTCAAAGGGCATTGTCTTCGGAGCAACGGCGGACTTTTTTATTCGGATCGAAAGAGTTTTTTCGCGACCTTAGATTACATTCTCGATCATCCACTGGAATCGATCTCAATGGGTCAAAACGGAAAGAGATACGTGGAACGGAATTTTAATCCGACCACCGTGCGCGAAAAACTTCTTCGTTTGATCGAAAAGACGATTCAGAAAAAATACGCAGGACTTTGA
- a CDS encoding glycosyltransferase family 4 protein — protein sequence MRQVQQFSAGFNPGDAISNEMLEIRNYLKDLEYKGDIFSENIGASKLPFVKKYKTYGKSSKDILFYHHSIHSGVFNFLRSFRSPRILIYHNVTPHHFFESYDLKMSYLLKKGREELTEMRNRFDLVFAVSKFNQKELEELGFQNVGILPITYQLSENFPKIEKTEAPIKKILFVGRITPNKRQDDLIRLAYAYKTMFSDQFQFYLAGFSSRELYLYREELERMLDFYDLRKNVLITGFLSDNELSNLYQEADAFVSMSEHEGFCVPLIEAMVHRIPILAYAGGAVPETLNEAGVLFREKKFPDLAILLNKILTDSYFKDQILKGQDLRLEEFKKTDSKSVLRKTVETLS from the coding sequence ATGAGACAGGTTCAACAATTTTCGGCGGGTTTTAATCCGGGAGACGCGATCAGCAACGAAATGTTGGAGATCCGCAACTACTTAAAGGATTTGGAATATAAAGGCGATATTTTTTCCGAGAACATAGGCGCATCGAAACTTCCGTTCGTAAAAAAATACAAAACCTACGGCAAATCCTCCAAAGATATTTTATTTTATCATCATTCGATTCATTCCGGGGTTTTCAATTTTTTGAGAAGTTTCCGATCGCCGAGAATATTAATTTATCATAATGTAACTCCGCATCATTTTTTCGAATCCTACGATCTAAAGATGAGTTATCTTTTGAAAAAGGGAAGGGAAGAATTGACGGAGATGAGGAATCGATTCGATCTAGTTTTCGCGGTCTCCAAGTTCAATCAAAAGGAATTGGAAGAATTAGGATTTCAGAATGTGGGAATTCTTCCCATCACGTATCAGTTGTCCGAAAATTTTCCCAAGATCGAAAAAACCGAAGCTCCGATCAAAAAGATTCTTTTCGTGGGCCGAATTACCCCGAACAAAAGACAAGACGATTTAATCCGACTTGCATATGCGTATAAGACGATGTTCTCCGATCAGTTTCAATTTTATCTCGCCGGTTTCAGTTCGAGAGAATTGTATCTTTATCGCGAAGAACTGGAAAGAATGTTGGACTTTTACGATCTCAGAAAGAACGTTTTGATCACCGGTTTTCTTTCGGACAACGAACTCAGCAATCTTTATCAAGAAGCAGACGCGTTCGTTTCTATGAGCGAACACGAAGGTTTCTGCGTTCCGTTGATCGAAGCGATGGTGCATCGAATTCCCATCCTCGCGTACGCCGGAGGCGCGGTTCCCGAAACCTTAAACGAAGCGGGCGTTCTTTTTCGCGAAAAAAAATTTCCGGATCTTGCGATTCTATTGAATAAGATTTTGACCGATTCTTACTTTAAGGATCAAATTCTGAAAGGCCAGGATTTGCGTCTGGAAGAATTTAAAAAGACGGATTCAAAATCCGTTCTCAGGAAAACAGTTGAAACCCTCTCTTAA